In the Pongo abelii isolate AG06213 chromosome 2, NHGRI_mPonAbe1-v2.0_pri, whole genome shotgun sequence genome, TTTTTGGTTCAGCCTCTAACGATTTTGGCCTTTGTAAtgtcagttttgttgaaaagCCACTTTAGGAATAGACCAAAGGGGCTGGTGGATACCTCTGCCCAACGCAGAACCAAATATTTATTACCATAAGCCATGTTTGAAGAATCCCATAGTTGTGGAGagaatagtgataataataattaataataatatttagcaTTCGTCCATTGCTTTGCAACTCAAAGTGCCATACAGTCATTACCGGGAggatcctcacaacagccctgtgaggtaggtgtTATTATTCTGATTTCACAGGTGgagaaactggggctcagagcaCAGCTGAACAGGGCACCAGAGAGAGGGCAGGCCTCAGAGCTGGGAACCCACAGTGAGGGAGGACACAGGGATGACTCTTCTGAGACTGTGTTTATGTAACTATCATTGAACACTCATCTGGGGAGGCTGGTCAGAATCTCCCCCATTCCCAGGTGCCAAGGAGGCCAGAAGCAGAAGGGTTGCAAGGTTGGGAAGCCATCCTGCTCATGGCAGATCTGGTAGGTTTTCCAAAGCAAAGATAAAATGGGACCTGCGGACTCCCAAGAATCTGCTCACTTACCTATCTGTAGGTGTAACTacctcactcacccacccactttcctatctattcatccattcatccactcacttatctatccatccacccatctgtttatcccttcatccatccatctacccatccatccatttatccatccacccacccacctacttATCCATCCACACATCTACCCATTCACCTACCTTCCTACTCACAcattcatccatccctccatccattcaCTCCATGGTCCCTTCACATGCCCACTCCTCCAGACAcccaagtaaaagaaaaatggaaaaaaagttcCAAGGGAAGAAACGATGCAACCATCCAGTCACTTTTATTTGCCCATGCTGTGATCCAGGCTCAGTGTGGACATTGAGGAGTCAGACACAGCCTAGATACTGAGGGGCTCCCAGCAGGTGGGGCCATGGGGCTGTGCTGTGGTCTCAGAGGTGTCTGGTTTTCACCCATGGGTGTGGGGACAGAATTTAGAGGTGTCTTCTCTTGGTGGTTCAACACAATCACACACAATCTCTGCTGTCTGCCTCATACCACCAGCCCTCACATGCAAGCAGAGACTCTGGGGAGCAGCAGATGCAAAGGCACTCAGCTCCATGCCTGAGACCTGATCTCCCAGGCACATGGACAGAAACAGACACTTGGGtagcacagaaacacacagacacatacaagTAGGGCGGAGGCGCTGCAAGGCGCAAAGTCACGTGACTACACTCAAGTCCCTAAGGAGatacagtacacacacacacacacacacacacacacacacacacacacacacacacaccggaaATGCAAATGGAGACATATTAGAACACCCGCAGCCTGCTAGAGGACAACTTCCTAGGCTGAGGCTCTGGGTGTAGCTGGACCCAAAGCAAAGTGGCCTCGTTCGAACCTCTCCCTGCTGCTTGGCCTTGGGAGTAGGATATCCAGGAAGCCCCACTGGGCCCAGCTGCTCATCGGCCCCTCACCCCACCTGCTTTGGGTCCCCTCATCTGAGGGCTGCATCTCACCTTCCAGGACATGCAGGCAATGGCTAGTGTCTTGGTGAGGTGTGGGGCTCCCTGAACTGGCCTCTGCTGCATGATGATGGTCAAGTCCCTGTGAGGGGCACGATGACCACCCACCACAGTGACTCATTTCGAGGCCCCCACTCAGTGGCCCTGCTTGAAAGGCCTCAGCTTaacaggctgaggctggggattTGATTTCTTTCCCGGCAAACATGGATGAGATGATGCCTCAACCCCAGGCATCCAGGGGCAACTTGTGCCCACTTGGCAAACAGAACTCAAGAATCCAGCTGTGCAAGGGGCCCCATGGGGCCTGACGCCACAACCAGGCATCGCCCCTCCTTACCCCGAAGTGAGTACCAGAATTAAGAAGAAGCACAGGCCGTGGAATGATACAGCAGACtcgatataaataaaatattcatataaaaatagtCTCTTACAAAATATTCTCTCTTATCCGGTGGCTCACTTTCCGAAAGATGGAAACTGCTgggaatttattattatttttcctctctaTGTATTCCAAACTGGATTTTTCTAATGGTGAAGTTTGAACTGGGGAGGGCAAAAGGATGGAAAACATACTCTGGAAAAAACGTCTCCAAATCTGGACCAGCTTACATTTCTGGATAAGTAGCAGCAAACagcaaaaaaaatataaatgtgtgtgtgtgtatatatctatatatgtataaaagATGTCTGCTCTTGTACTTAAACATCTAGTGCTGCAAGGGGGGGGGTACTTGCAAAATCAACTAGTAGAAATATGTGCATAAAGAATAGTTATGTACACTTCTACATGGCTCCTTGTCCTAGCAACAAAATCATCCTGCTAGGAAAGCAAGCAGTCCACTTTGATTGCAGAAAACGGATCCCGACGAGGTGGAagaattctttttaattaaataaattaatattatttttatcagaaTAAATTGTTAAATATTGCTATGATGAGGCCCAGGGGTCCAGAGTTCCTGCTGCAAAAGGCTTCGCTCCAGCCGCGGAGGGACCTGGGCTGTGTCTGGGGAAGGGTGGAGCAGCATTGGGTGTGGAACAGAATAGTTGAGGGCTctgagagatttttttcccccacagatGCCTGCAGGAAACCCAGGAAAAGTACCCTCCTCAGCAGAAAAGACAAGCTCAGCATTCCTGCGGTTCCCTGTGAAGATCCAGGCAGTGACCTGCCAGGGAGCCCGCAGCTTGGTAACGGTCCGGTCCTCCCAGCAATCTGACTTGCAGCGGGAGGGTGGTGTGCACACGGGGCTCACTTGCACGTGTACATCTCCGTGCGCTCGCTGCACGTGTTGCACTTGACATAGCAGCACCAGTGGAACTTACAGTTGCACTGCCACACGCGGGCGTACTGGTGGGTGTTGTAGCCACGCCCACAGCACATGAGGTCACAGCCGCTGGCCTGGGGAGCCGTCTTGTTGCAGGCGCGGCCCTGGGTGCCTACACTGCCTGTCACCGGGTCCTCTTCGCAGTAGTTGGGCGACTTCTCGATGTACACCAGGTCCGTGTCCATGGGCTTGCGGTACGACAGTGGCTTCTTGATCTTCAGGAAGGTGGGCCGCTTGTTGCGGCTGGCACGGACAGGCTCCACGTGAACGGCCTCGTTGTACTTGTCCTTGAGCACGTAGCCCAGCTCCCGAAACTGTGGCAGTGTGGTCCAGCATGTCTTGGTGGTGCACGAGCCTGACACGCCGTGGCACTTACATTCCAGCTTCATGTTCTCCTCCAGGATCtgcaggggagggcagggaagaGCACAGCACATGTCACTGCACGCCAAGGCCAAGTGCAGCCCCCAGctcccccccacccctgccccacctaTCTGGGTCTGgctttagttttttctttctggcGTAGGAAACTCAGACCTGGATTCCAGGCCCTCTCACTCCAGCCTTTGTGCTGTGCAAGCCACTTCAGCCCTCTGTGCAGCAGTTTCCCCATATGTAGAATGGGGATAACGATAGTGCCTAACTGTactcatacaatgaaataccatacaGCAAGGAGAAAGAATGAATTGCTAACACATGCACAAAGAATGGATCTTTAAGAGGTAATGTTGAGGGAAAGAAGTTGGACACCAAAGAGGACatactttatgattccatttatatgaagttcaagaattGAATAGcagatgtttttcatttaaactttATTCACCTACAAAGACAGTGGACTAGAGTTGGGCCATAAGCCATATTTTGCTTACCTTTGTTTTAGAATAGCCCAGCAATAAGAGAAGGCAATATTTTACCCAACACCCAGAGTACAGCATATTCAGGTTATTTTCagtgtactttaaaaaattgtttttattcctttctctcacttttcttccttccttcctccctccacccctttcttcctttttcaactataaagaaatatctttggGACTaaagcttctcttccttcctccaccaTCCTAAGTCACGAATTGAGCTCCTACTGTGTACAGGCACAGAGATGGGGATTTCCCAGTGAGCACAGTTGCTGGGTCACCGTGTGTGAGCATTTTTATTATCCTTCATTCAGACTGTCAAATTGCTTTTGCTTGTTATAtcatgaaagaatgaatggaggAAGGGGTAAGTGAGTGGACATTTATTAACCCTCTGCACACACACTGGGCCCATGCTTTTATGTATGCCATCTTATTAATTCCATGAAGCTAGTATGATTGACtcctttttacagaaaaaaagccTTGAGGCTAAACTAAGTCTCAGAGCTGGTCTGTGAGACATTCTGAGGCAAGGAGCTTGGAGCTGAGGGGCGAACTGAGTGCCTGCTGGCCACTTAGTTCCCATGTGATGCTTCTTCTccaggtctcagtttccttaactCTAACATATAGTGAAGACAATTCCATCTTTTTTGAGAAAATCAGGGTGCTGGAAGAGAATCAGACATTCAAAAAACTCACTAGTCTTGCCTCTAGCCCTGGGCCTGTTCAAGATGCTGGGGATAATGAGGTGACAAGATTAAGTCCCTGTCTCTGAGAATTGGGTCCGTGTTCAGGGTCCTCCTAGCCCTAAGAGCTCTGCTTCCAGGAGAGGTGACCAGTGTTTGGTCAACGGAACCACCAGGGAGGGACAGCCACCACATTTCAACCTCAGTATCTGCAATCAAATGAGCCAGTGATGCCACAGGCATCCAAAGTGTTCAGGAACAGGACCGGCTGGTTGAAGGCTCTGGTTCCAGAACACCTGGCATCACAGAGTACCTCCTGTAGGCAGCAGTCTCCCAGGACCCCCCCACATGCAGCCCATGCTGGATGAGCAGCCACTTCAAATGCAGGCTGCGTTCCACAAATCTGTGTCCCCAAAACAACACAGATATCTCTTTTGGTTGTCAGTGAGGGGATAGTTCCCAAATCTCCAGCCTGCCTTTCTGCCTTGGCTTAAGAAGCAGGAGAAAGAGCAAAGGCTTGGAGGTGTGATGACACAATTGGGGGCAGAGTGAGGCAGGTGTTTCTGATGCACTCAGGCCCAGTTGAGCTGGAGGCTTTGACATAGAGATACCTGGGAGATGCTCAAAATGGATTCTGACAATACTGAGTGTTGGCGAGCATACAGAGCACCTGGAGCCCTCAGACACTGCTGGAGACATGCAAACGTGGTACACGTATGTTAGAAAACCGTTTTCCAGTATCTACTAAGGCTGAGGATACACATGCCTCTGACTCAGACCTTCCATTTCCAAGACACATACCCTAGAGAATCACACTGTGTAATCAAAGGAAACAGGTTCAAGAATGTCCACACAGCAATGTTCATAATCGCTCTGACCTGGGCACCATCCAGATGACCATCCACAGTGAGTGGATAAACCACAGCGTGTGCATttcaatggaacacaatagagcaATGACAATGAACAGCTCTAGCAAGCCACACTGACAGGGACTAACTCAGAAACACAGTGTGGAGGGACAGAAGCAAGCCAGAAATGATTTCCACAGAGTGATTTCATTTGGATCAAGGTCAAAGGCAGGCAAAACTGGATAGTATTGTTTAGGAGCCCATCCACCAATAACAAGACAAGGTTATTCCCAGGGCGGAGAGGGGCTGTGGTTGGCCAGGGGCACCCAGCTGTCTTCTGGGGGTCCTGGCAATATTCTACTCCTTGATATGGGTTATGGTTACATGGATCATGCTTTGTAACTATTCTTTTAAATGAACAGGGATGCTTTGTGTACCTTTTTCACATAAGTAATATCtcaatttataaaaatgcaaTGGATACAAtcaatggccaacaagcacatgagaAGATGTTCAGCAGCACTGGTCCCcagggaaaggcaaatcaaaaccacaacgacgTGCTCCTTTACACTCACTAGGAGGctaagacaataacaagtgtcgGCGAGGGTGTGGAGCCATCAGAACCCTCCTGCACTGCTGGTGGGCATCTGAAATGaggcagccactctggaaaacagtctggcagctCCTCAGAATGTTGGACACAGAATGTGTGACTCAACAATTCCACCCCTAGGGGtatgcccaagagaaatgaaaacatgtccacaatAAAATGAGTACATGattgctcatagcagcattattcataacagctaaAAAGTGAGCAGAATAACTCCCTCAACTAttaatggataagcaaaatgaggTATACAGTGGgatgttattcagccataaaaaggaatgaaatactgacacacgctacaacatggatgaaccttgaaaacattatatgctaagtgaaagtagCCAGATGCAAAAGACCACATGCCTAGAATAGGCAGATCCATAATGACACATGGGAGATTAGTGGTTGCAGAGAagaagggaaatggggagtggTGGCTAATGGGTacgggtttctttttgaggtgacgaaaataatgtaaaattcatTGTGGTGCTTGTTGCACATATCTGCGAATATATattaaaagccattgaattgcATACTTTAAGTGGTGACACTGTATGGCATatgaattatacctcagtaaagttgttttcttaaaaaaggcAATGGGAAGCCCCTGGAAGGTTTTCGTGGGAAAGTAATACCAAGGCTTGAATGTATTTCTACGTCTGTGATACTGAGGCCTACTACTGTGGTGGGCACTAAGCAATGGCCCTAGTGCAGAGAGTGGCTCCTGTGTCCTGGATGGGGGTCGCTACTCCTTCTGCCCCTCTTGGACCCCTGAATGTGGCCTCCCTGTTTCTCTGAGGCCATTGATGGCCTGACGCCATGGTGGTATTGAATGGGTCCCGATCAGCTGACATCCAGCCTACTAGCCCTGCACACTCTGCATTTTGAGAGCTGCAGTGACTGCATTATGTCCACATTAAGCCAGGCATAATCACAGCTGCCTGGCCAGGGCTGGTCACCAGACGGGCACCCAGCCCTCTCCCTAAGGCAGGGGACAACAGCAGAGGAAGTGTGTGAGGGACAAAGCTGCACTCTGCACCctactgcttgaggccaggcttCTGAGCTGCCCGAGGGGACTTCTTCTGAGCTGACTTCCCCACTTGAAGAGCCTAGCCTCTGTGCTTCAGTGTCAGGAGGTCTGAGGGCTTTCAGGCTCAGGCTCTAAGATGACTCAGCTCCATGCAGCTTCCCAGTGACTGGCACACAGGAGGTGCGCAGAAAACGCCCGAAGGTAATTCACCAAGGGGGTGCATTCAAATCACTCCACAAGCAGTATGCCCCAGGCCCAAGCAATTGTCAGTGAATGTTCAGGGTCCCACAGGCCCTGCCAAGCTAGCCAGGCATCAACCCTCCATTGCTGGATATAGGTGAAGTCGAGAGGATTCAAGGAAAAGCCACGGCAAAGGTGGGGGACAATCGAGGGGCTTGGAGCAGCTGTCAGAATGTCAGTATTTTATATTGGTGGCTGCACCATTGGGTTGCAGGTTAAAGACCAGCTGCATGAGGCTGCTAGAGTTTGCCATTTTGCCATCTTGTGATGCTGAGATTTCAcaatatatgagaaaaataaatgaggaagtAAATCTGTGAATCCAGGGTCTGGCCTCAGTAGGCCCTTCCAGATGGTTTGGCCAGTGGAAGGCACTGGCAGGAAATCAGAGGGCAGGAGGAAAGTTCTGGGAGATATTTCCCCTGCTTTCTCCCTGCTGGGCCCTTCAGGATGTCTGCACACCCCTATCAAAGGTCACAGCTCCTGTTGGGAAGTCCTCTCTGTACAGCCCCTTGATTCTAGCAGCTCAGCCTTCCCTGTCTTCAGGCGTAAGGAGTAACTGCTCCCCAGTGTAGCCAGCCCCAGGGTGCTGCACCAACTCTTTGAGTTCCTTTACTTTTGTCCTCTTTTATTAGcaaactctttcttttttaaaacagctttactgcagtacaattcacataccatacaattctcCCAtcaaaagtgtacaattcaatggtttttagtatattcagaattGTACCACCATCATTACAATCGAATTCTGGAACATTTTAGTCACCCCacaaaagaaactccatacccattgcagtcattccccatttccccttttcCCAGTCCCAGGCAGCCGCTAATCTACCTGCTGTCTTTGTAGATCTGTCTGTTCTAGACAGATCtattctataaatggaatcacacagtgtgTGGCATTTTGTGTCTCTAGCTTCCGTCACTCAGCATAAAGTTTTCAGGGTCTgtgcatgttgtagcatgtgttacaattcttttccttttcatggctgaataacattccatggtACAGGTATGCCACATTTTATCCACGCATCCGTCGGTCATTGGACAGTGGTCTCTTTCTAAACTCTCCTTAATTTCCCAGTCTGAATGTGCCTGTGGCACCCAGCCATGACCACAGTGGATACACCTGGCTCCTCTGCAGCAGGGCTGAGCCGAGCCCCACCCTTCTGGCTCCCAGGCCCGTGctctttc is a window encoding:
- the WNT7A gene encoding protein Wnt-7a isoform X2, which gives rise to MGLDECQFQFRNGRWNCSALGERTVFGKELKVGSREAAFTYAIIAAGVAHAITAACTQGNLSDCGCDKEKQGQYHRDEGWKWGGCSADIRYGIGFAKVFVDAREIKQNARTLMNLHNNEAGRKILEENMKLECKCHGVSGSCTTKTCWTTLPQFRELGYVLKDKYNEAVHVEPVRASRNKRPTFLKIKKPLSYRKPMDTDLVYIEKSPNYCEEDPVTGSVGTQGRACNKTAPQASGCDLMCCGRGYNTHQYARVWQCNCKFHWCCYVKCNTCSERTEMYTCK